A single Clostridium sp. AN503 DNA region contains:
- the rfbF gene encoding glucose-1-phosphate cytidylyltransferase, translating into MKVVILAGGLGTRISEESHLKPKPMIEIGGRPILWHIMKYYSEFGFHDFVICLGYKQYVVKEFFADYFLHTSDVTFDLANNRMEVHNNYSEPWKVTLVDTGLHTMTGGRVKRIQPYIGDEPFMLTYGDGVCNVDLDALLKFHQDHGKTATITTVNIGQQKGVLDIGEDHVIHSFREKSTSDGAVINGGFMVMNPEVFGYLKDDTTVFEQEPMQRLASEGQLMSFYHGGFWQCMDTQREMNKLEELWQSGKAPWKIWE; encoded by the coding sequence ATGAAGGTAGTGATTTTGGCAGGAGGCCTGGGAACGAGGATCAGTGAGGAGAGCCATTTGAAGCCAAAGCCGATGATCGAGATCGGAGGCCGCCCGATCCTGTGGCATATCATGAAATATTATTCGGAGTTTGGGTTCCACGACTTTGTGATCTGTCTGGGCTACAAGCAGTATGTGGTGAAAGAGTTTTTTGCAGATTACTTCCTTCACACTTCGGATGTGACCTTTGATCTGGCAAACAACCGGATGGAGGTACACAACAATTATTCGGAGCCGTGGAAGGTGACATTGGTGGATACAGGGCTTCATACTATGACCGGCGGCAGGGTAAAACGGATCCAGCCCTATATCGGCGACGAGCCGTTCATGCTTACCTACGGCGACGGCGTGTGCAATGTGGACCTGGATGCGCTCTTGAAATTCCATCAGGATCATGGGAAAACGGCCACGATCACTACGGTAAATATCGGGCAGCAGAAGGGCGTGCTGGACATTGGCGAGGATCATGTGATCCACTCCTTTAGGGAGAAATCCACCTCGGACGGTGCCGTGATCAACGGCGGTTTCATGGTGATGAACCCGGAGGTGTTCGGGTATTTAAAAGACGACACCACCGTGTTCGAGCAGGAGCCGATGCAGCGGCTGGCGTCAGAGGGCCAGCTTATGTCTTTTTATCACGGCGGGTTCTGGCAGTGTATGGATACCCAGCGTGAGATGAACAAGCTGGAAGAGCTGTGGCAGTCCGGTAAGGCGCCCTGGAAGATCTGGGAGTGA
- a CDS encoding glycosyltransferase family A protein → MISHTFAVCAYKDSPYLEACIKSLKRQSVPADIILCTSTPSRYIQALADVFDLPLYVREGESDIQEDWNFAYEKAKGRLVTIAHQDDCYHKDYARQVQECWEKYPDTTVFTTDCSILKGDEPKKPGLVQFVKLVLRLPLRLRKIADRTWVKRAALIFGNPVICPSCTYDKAALGEPLFDSPYKFALDWDTMWKLAARPGRFVCVEHPLIRYRIHDGATTKVCIENHLRAEDEAAMYGKIWPEPVVRVLMWFYRKAYGAYGS, encoded by the coding sequence ATGATTAGCCATACATTTGCGGTCTGCGCATATAAGGATTCCCCTTATCTTGAGGCATGTATCAAATCTTTAAAACGCCAGTCAGTACCGGCCGATATCATTTTGTGCACCTCTACTCCGAGCCGGTACATCCAGGCCCTGGCGGACGTGTTCGACCTGCCGCTCTATGTGCGGGAGGGGGAAAGTGATATCCAGGAGGACTGGAATTTTGCTTATGAAAAGGCGAAGGGCAGGCTTGTTACCATTGCCCACCAGGACGACTGCTACCATAAGGATTATGCAAGACAGGTCCAGGAGTGCTGGGAGAAGTACCCGGATACTACGGTATTTACCACGGACTGTTCGATCCTTAAAGGAGACGAACCCAAGAAGCCGGGGCTGGTCCAGTTTGTAAAGCTTGTTCTGCGGCTTCCGCTGCGGTTGCGGAAAATCGCGGACAGGACCTGGGTGAAGCGGGCGGCGCTTATTTTCGGCAATCCGGTCATTTGTCCGTCCTGCACATACGACAAAGCTGCTTTGGGGGAGCCTTTGTTTGATTCCCCTTACAAGTTTGCCCTGGATTGGGATACCATGTGGAAGCTGGCGGCACGTCCCGGCAGGTTTGTCTGTGTGGAGCATCCGCTGATCCGCTACCGGATCCACGACGGCGCAACCACAAAAGTCTGCATTGAGAACCACCTGAGGGCGGAGGATGAGGCAGCCATGTATGGCAAGATCTGGCCTGAGCCGGTGGTGAGGGTCCTGATGTGGTTTTATCGGAAAGCCTATGGCGCTTATGGGTCATGA